Genomic window (Syngnathus scovelli strain Florida chromosome 14, RoL_Ssco_1.2, whole genome shotgun sequence):
CGTCCTACCTGTGAGCACCTGAGGCGTGGCCGAGTGGGGGATTGTGGCGGCGTCCTGAGGGATGGAGCTCATATCAGGCTCTGGGGTGCTGCTGGGTGGTGAGATGGCCAACGGTGTCATCACCATCCTGGGTTTCAGctgcagaagaagaaaaatccctCAGAAAGATTATTTTGGGCAGGCAAGAATTGATTGATTTGTGTCCAAAAACTTGTGTAAATGATGTTAATCCTGTAACAATATGCTCATGGCTCGAAAAAGTAGCCTGACCTTGAAtcccggcttcctccctctcttcttgggcactttaagcggcggcAGCGAGTCGACGTAGCGGCTGGCGAAATCTATCTTGGCCACACTGCGCAGCGGGGGCCTTCCTCGCTTCCTGCCCGGGATCTTGCCCGATTGGCCGGGCATGAAAGAGGATGGCGCCACCGCGGCCGATTGCATTTCACCGCTGTCGTTGTCGTCGTCTGCTCGCTGTTGCACCGTCGCTGCGGGTGCACTCATTTGgagctgttaaaaaaaatggattaaaaaaaaaaaaaactccagctGATTAGAATCTTACACCAGAAGGGAAACTACATGGTTTAGTCATGCCAAAATGACCCTCCCGGTATCATCACGTCTCTTTCAGTGTTGCCGCAGGCTCTCATTAGACTAATGCATTCAGCAGTAAAAGGGTGGGAGGCTGCTTCGGGGGTAGGGGGTTGCCTTCACTATGGCTACCCGGCGATGTAGCACGTTATCCGCCCACAATAGTGTCCGTCTCCTAACCCGCGTAGGAGACGTCTGTTGACAAAGGATGTAAACACTCACCGCCCGACGCAGACAAGCAGGAGGGGTCCCGACACGCCTGGTTCGTCTTTACGGTATAAAAGCGGATGTaacgctgctgccgctgctgtgtgtacagacagacggacagatggGGGGGAGAGAGTGggggagcaagagagagagagtatgTGCCTGGAGGTAGTGGCAGTGATGGGGTTGctctgttgtcatggcaacaagcCTGTAAGCCTCCCATGTTTTGTCTGCAGCTCACTGATGTGGAGGTAAAATTGTACTCCAATTATACTGACAAGACATGCGCATACAATCTCGTCTTATTGTTAGGAATGTACAATAATTGCCTCTGTGATGACTTAATGGGGAGATAGTTTGTCTTTTGCTCAATGCTGCACTTACAAGCATAATTTCTGAATTTATACGCCTTATTTTGCACCATTTTTACAATATCTGACATCAAATGGTTCATATTCGCTAATAATAACAACATAATGATAAAGATATATTTACTGTGAGCCAATTTTTAAATCTACAATTTGGTggtaaaaatattcaaataaataaacgtgtcCTGTTACATTCAGTAAGGCAAAATGGAAGAAATGTCGACCTCTATCGGTAGCTAAAACGAACTCGAAATAATTTGTTCCCAGTTATTTTTTCCATAAAGTTATTTTGAATCAAGATGGCGGTGTGGATGCCGCTGTCTTCCAAGATGTCACCCTCAGCCTCTCTGGGCTCCACTTTGTTACGGAGAGGGCAACATTCCACCCTAAAACTACTCAAAACCGCAATGTCGTGTCACAGACGAGGTGAGATAGGTTATCTGTGAGTTTGTTACTTTTATGCAGCGATTGTAGGCTTGGTTATTATAAAAAATTAGCCAAACTCCTCATATGAAAATGGGCTATAACTTCAGTTGAATGGCACATAAAGTCCAAATAAACATTCTGGTTTCTTTGTGGCTTTGGACTTACTTTACTTTTCGCGTCTGGTCAGCTGTCACTTCTTCAACACAGCCACAATGTTCCGAATTCGTTTGTCCCCGGTATGTTCGGAGTCGTGCGTGGTGTGAAGTGACGAGTCCTACTCAGCCTATGCGTATTTATTCGTATATTATGCGTAAATGAACACATGGCAAAATAAAATGGCAGTGCGTCATTTTTAGCATAATAAAAAGATTTAAGAGTCGAGAATGAATGAAGTCTGCAAGTTATTAAATACAAGTAATAATATCATTGTTAATTGTTAAACACGCGTGAAATTAGTGTTGGAAAGACAGAAAATACATGCCATGACTGCAGGTTAAAATTAGGTGTAAACAAAATATCTGATCTCACCGTGTTCCCGCTTGTCACCGAGAAGGCTACGCGGTGGAAGCCCAGCGTGAGGCTGAGCCGGAGACGAGCGGCGGCTTCAGCGGGCCCCTGGAGCACTACAGCGGGCTGATCCGGGATGGGACCCTGCGGGAAGACGAGCACCAGAGAGCCGTGATGTGCAAACTGGACCAGCTACACAAAACACTCCGCGGGTACAGCAACACGCCCACGTCCATCTTCCAAAAGGTACACTCATTTACACGTCATTAAGCTTGCATGATGCAATTGAGTGAAAATTGATAAACGTGAATGACTTTGTTTGCCCTTCTCCATCTTGGAAGTTTTTTACCAGACCAAAGCCTCCCAAGGGTTACTACATCTACGGCGACGTGGGTAAGGGACACTCAAGACCGTCtagccattttttttatatacgaaATGACATGCGGACATTGTTTCAGGCACGGGCAAAACCATGGTCATGGATATGTTTTACTCGCACGTGGAGACTGACAAGAAAAAGAGGGTCCACTTCCACGGCTTCATGTTGGACGTGCACAAACGTGAGTTGTATTGTGTtacaaaatggaagaaaatattCATATGGTGTGTGTGACTACGCAGGGATCCATCGCCTTAAGCAGAGTATGCCAAAGAGGAAAGCAGGCAAGATGGCTAAGTCTTACGACCCCATCGCGCCCGTTGCCGAGGAGATCAGCGAGGAAGCttgcctgctgtgctttgacgaGTTTCAGGTAACGACGAGGCTTTTCGATAATATGCCGACGTGGGCGATTCATTTGCATGACACCTTACCGTGTTGCGACCTCGTCTTCCCAGGTGACGGATATCGCCGACGCCATGATTCTCAAGCAGCTGTTTGAGAACTTGTTTCTTCACGGTGTGGTCGTGGTGGCCACGTCCAATCGCATTCCTGAAGGTAACCTGCGGTTGAAATAAAAATTGGACACACAACGGgagataaataaaattatttaaattgtaaatcaaccccccccctccttccagACTTGTATAAAAACGGTCTGCAGAGGGTCAACTTTGTGCCTTTTATCGCCGTGTTACAGGTAAGACGTTAACTTATGTTGTTTTAGCCTAAACGCCAAATCATTCAATAAGTTCACCTAAATATTGCACAGAAATATTGCCAAACTCTACGTCTGGATTCAGGGATCGACTACCGCAAAACGAACAGACCCTCCGCGGggaaactttacttcctgtaagttttttattattatttgttttttaatcattcCTGCCAATTCATGTTCCGTTCACATCAGTTCCAGTGAGCCTGATGCAGAGGAAACGCTGGACAAGCTTTTTGACGAGCTGGCCTTCAAGCAGAACGACAGTAAGTCGTTTCGATCTGTCATATTTTCACGATCGTGTCATAATAATTCAACTTGTGCTCCAGTAACGCGGCCGAGAGTGCTGAACGTGCACAACAGGAAAGTCCGTCTGAACAAAGCATGCGGGACCATTCTGGACTGCACATTTGAGGAGCTATGTGACAGGGTAAGGCTGTCAATGATTTATTATTCTACTAAAGCGCGATATTTATTTGACTTGATGATTTCAGCCTCTAGGGGCCAGCGACTACCTGGAGATCTCCCGCCTGTTTGACACCGTCTTCATCCGTCACATCCCGCTTCTGACGCTCAACAAGAAAACCCAAGCCCGGCGACTCATCACGTTAGTGGATGCGCTTTATGACCACAAGGTTTGATCTCATCTAACCAATTGACTTTCCATGGTTAAAAACTGAAAGTAGCTCACCTGCGTGCTGCTTCAGGTGCGTGTGGTGATCCTGGCCGATCACCCGCTAGAGGAGGTTTTTGTTCTCGAGGGCGACCACAGCCACGATGAGGGCCACATCCTCATGGACGACTTGGGACTCAAAAGAGTACTTCATTTTTATGTCCACTTTCATATGACATTGTGAGATGGGATATGATAAACGTACCTTTTGATGTTGATAGGAAGAAGCGAGCAGCCTGTCCATCTTCAGCGGCGAAGAGGAGATGTTCGCCTTCCAGAGGACTGTCTCCAGACTCACTGAGATGCAGAGTGAAGAATACTGGCAAGAAGGAGACCGCAGCGCTAAGGACAAAGCCTAATGAACtatgacttgttttttttttttttcattccaaacGCAATTGACaaatcatctactttgttgggataaaaagaaaaacattttggagGTACATGTTTTTGTAATTAAGAAATTTTAGGGCCATGCTCTCATTGTAAAATTGTAtattt
Coding sequences:
- the afg1la gene encoding AFG1 like ATPase a encodes the protein MAVWMPLSSKMSPSASLGSTLLRRGQHSTLKLLKTAMSCHRRGYAVEAQREAEPETSGGFSGPLEHYSGLIRDGTLREDEHQRAVMCKLDQLHKTLRGYSNTPTSIFQKFFTRPKPPKGYYIYGDVGTGKTMVMDMFYSHVETDKKKRVHFHGFMLDVHKRIHRLKQSMPKRKAGKMAKSYDPIAPVAEEISEEACLLCFDEFQVTDIADAMILKQLFENLFLHGVVVVATSNRIPEDLYKNGLQRVNFVPFIAVLQKYCQTLRLDSGIDYRKTNRPSAGKLYFLSSEPDAEETLDKLFDELAFKQNDITRPRVLNVHNRKVRLNKACGTILDCTFEELCDRPLGASDYLEISRLFDTVFIRHIPLLTLNKKTQARRLITLVDALYDHKVRVVILADHPLEEVFVLEGDHSHDEGHILMDDLGLKREEASSLSIFSGEEEMFAFQRTVSRLTEMQSEEYWQEGDRSAKDKA